A genomic region of Candidatus Thermoplasmatota archaeon contains the following coding sequences:
- a CDS encoding isocitrate/isopropylmalate dehydrogenase family protein translates to MTKAAYDVVLLPGDGTGPEVVAQARRVLEAAQERHGLALRFQEFPCGALHYKKTGREWEPEAFAACKASDGILLGAVGWPGIDLPDGNIAGYNVLFGLRFGLDLYANVRPTKLYPGVRHAISGQLQSVWKPQNVDLVILRENTEGLYTNAHGALTRGGVTEVAIDNNVITRKGCERVIRKAFELSRRRGRGAPKDGRKRVTSIDKANVLRGSQLFRQVFDEVGQSSYPDVERDYAFVDAYCQWLVRQPEYYDVCVATNMLGDIVTDLASVLQGGMGMAAGGNLGDAHAMFEPIHGSSPKHAGKDSVNPIACILAGQMMLQWIGERYGDDKALAAARTIESAVAAVCAEGKVLTYDLGGTARMSEVGSEIVRKMATV, encoded by the coding sequence ATGACGAAGGCCGCCTACGACGTGGTGCTGCTGCCCGGCGACGGCACGGGCCCCGAGGTCGTCGCGCAAGCCCGCCGGGTGCTCGAAGCCGCGCAGGAGCGGCACGGTCTCGCGCTTCGCTTCCAGGAGTTCCCCTGCGGCGCGCTCCACTACAAGAAGACGGGCCGCGAGTGGGAGCCCGAGGCCTTCGCCGCATGCAAGGCGTCCGACGGCATCCTCCTTGGCGCCGTCGGCTGGCCCGGGATCGACCTTCCCGACGGCAACATCGCCGGCTACAACGTCCTCTTCGGCCTTCGGTTCGGCCTCGACCTCTACGCAAACGTGCGCCCGACGAAGCTCTATCCCGGCGTGCGCCACGCGATCAGCGGCCAGCTGCAGAGCGTCTGGAAGCCCCAGAACGTCGATCTCGTTATCCTCCGCGAGAACACGGAGGGTCTTTACACGAACGCGCACGGCGCCCTCACGCGCGGCGGCGTGACGGAGGTCGCCATCGACAACAACGTCATCACGCGGAAGGGATGCGAGCGCGTGATCCGAAAGGCGTTCGAGCTCTCGCGCCGGCGCGGCCGCGGGGCGCCCAAGGACGGAAGGAAGCGCGTGACGTCCATCGACAAGGCAAACGTCCTGCGCGGAAGCCAGCTCTTCCGCCAGGTGTTCGACGAGGTCGGGCAATCCTCCTATCCGGACGTGGAGCGCGACTACGCCTTCGTGGACGCCTACTGCCAATGGCTCGTGCGCCAACCCGAGTACTACGACGTCTGCGTGGCCACGAACATGCTGGGCGACATCGTCACGGACCTCGCAAGCGTGCTGCAGGGCGGCATGGGCATGGCCGCGGGCGGCAACCTCGGCGACGCGCACGCCATGTTCGAGCCCATCCACGGCTCGAGCCCCAAACACGCGGGGAAGGACAGCGTGAACCCCATCGCCTGCATCCTCGCGGGCCAGATGATGCTCCAATGGATCGGGGAGCGATACGGGGACGACAAGGCTCTTGCGGCCGCAAGGACGATCGAGAGCGCCGTCGCAGCCGTCTGCGCCGAGGGCAAGGTCCTGACCTACGACCTCGGCGGCACGGCGCGGATGAGCGAGGTCGGATCCGAGATCGTCCGAAAGATGGCGACCGTCTGA
- a CDS encoding FAD-dependent oxidoreductase → MLRDVIFRGRVLESRKLTPSVHGIRVEKPPDFRFRPVQFVGLEIGTEEGPVEYTMSMASSPTRPHIEFGARLSASPWKRAFAALSPGDEVEIDGPYGHFVLDESRPAVLVAGGVGITPLKGMLEYATDRALALPVTLLYSNRTPEEIAYRTEIDALAAANARARVVHTISRPSPGDGWKGRTGRIDATLLSQTAKDQPGSKWYLCGTPSFVGDTFRALRDAGVPAADVLYERFMGYA, encoded by the coding sequence ATGCTGCGTGACGTGATCTTCCGCGGGCGCGTGCTCGAATCGCGCAAGCTCACGCCGAGCGTTCACGGAATCCGCGTGGAGAAACCGCCCGACTTCCGCTTCCGTCCCGTGCAGTTCGTGGGCCTCGAGATCGGGACGGAGGAGGGCCCGGTCGAGTACACCATGTCCATGGCCTCCTCGCCCACGCGGCCGCACATCGAGTTTGGCGCGCGCCTGTCCGCCAGCCCATGGAAGCGAGCCTTCGCCGCCCTTTCCCCGGGTGACGAGGTCGAGATCGACGGGCCCTACGGCCACTTCGTCCTGGACGAATCGCGCCCGGCGGTGCTCGTGGCCGGCGGCGTGGGCATCACGCCGCTGAAGGGCATGCTCGAATACGCGACGGATCGCGCGCTTGCTTTGCCCGTGACGCTCCTGTACAGCAACCGAACGCCCGAGGAGATCGCCTACCGAACGGAGATCGACGCGCTTGCCGCCGCAAACGCCCGCGCCCGCGTCGTCCACACGATCTCGCGTCCCTCGCCCGGCGACGGCTGGAAGGGTCGCACGGGCCGCATCGACGCGACGCTCCTTTCCCAGACGGCAAAGGACCAGCCGGGATCGAAGTGGTACCTGTGCGGCACGCCGTCGTTCGTCGGCGACACGTTCCGGGCGCTGCGGGACGCAGGCGTGCCCGCGGCCGACGTCCTGTACGAGCGGTTCATGGGCTACGCTTGA